The following proteins are encoded in a genomic region of Arachis ipaensis cultivar K30076 chromosome B02, Araip1.1, whole genome shotgun sequence:
- the LOC107627917 gene encoding uncharacterized protein LOC107627917 gives MAPIVAVPIPSELSGFSRIARWWTHTPSVAFVADNSWKALTEPHGLGVQQLGVLVEGVPGVYRLGSGQATASPSHRTNLFFGFPVPARDAQPRVPGKVHLRRGRTILSPPRQVAGPPTELRLILSDAVSRHAAVVSEIRDAIKLLTGQRAHVLAGEPTKGRCGECECCRRTPAIKVPKRNHAPKKTSKTCRQGNIITGPEPKKGPVIDTNFTVDHIPFTTKRSKKQMRKPCKGRKEPRFGCTLTVVSFQYIFIELFSSAGYLQTHSMNVFQVDLTSDDGVGKSRGRITPKPAVEATSPPGRQKRDVHPLDSTGVVNLSGQHSIHVEAIPKSMNLVFRPTEEMNLSLVDLAVAAYIFNQDLSESEVLVDVGDCFASRGALMTLAPKREVVDDVLNAVVRMLTNGSKRSCWFLPTIIMQAALCGRSLTSANMTSIRNNYMRSKVDQTTRIYQPMWSDQHWYLMIVDIPRMKLVYLDSLRDPREADARKTAIIRVALYLEGVTLGKSWLSGPEAMRPRFSTFEFEEPEVPQQQGDSMDCGVWVAQWMIREHLWQDYGVQHVYNATRMRLAVDLVMKSHNKLAEDAVSKAFRHWKQKLV, from the exons ATGGCTCCAATAGTTGCTGTCCCCATCCCGAGCGAGTTAAGCGGGTTCTCTCGTATAGCTCGGTGGTGGACGCACACCCCTTCGGTTGCCTTCGTCGCCGACAATAGCTGGAAGGCGTTAACCGAACCCCATGGATTGGGTGTGCAACAATTGGGGGTTTTGGTCGAAG GTGTTCCCGGCGTCTATCGTTTGGGGAGCGGCCAGGCGACCGCATCGCCGAGCCACCGAACAAATCTTTTCTTCGGGTTCCCCGTTCCAGCTCGAGATGCTCAGCCTCGTGTGCCAGGAAAAG TGCACCTACGCAGGGGGAGGACGATCCTGTCGCCTCCGCGGCAAGTTGCGGGTCCTCCTACGGAGCTCCGACTCAT ACTGTCTGACGCCGTTTCCCGCCATGCTGCGGTGGTTTCGGAGATAAGGGATGCAATCAAGTTGCTTACCGGGCAGAGGGCGCATGTGTTGGCTGGTGAGCCTACTAAAGGGCGTTGCGGGGAATGCGAATGCTGCCGAAGGACCCCCGCGATCAAAGTACCGAAAAGGAATCACGCACCAAAGAAAACAAGCAAGACTTGCCGGCAGGGAAACATTATCACAGGCCCGGAGCCGAAAAAAGGTCCCGTCATTGACACTAACTTTACCGTGGATCACATTCCCTTTACCACCAAGAGATCAAAAAAACAAATGAGGAAACCATGCAAAGGTCGGAAGGAACCACGGTTCGGCTGCACCCTGACCGTTGTCTCGTTCCAATACATTTTTATTGAGCTATTTTCATCTGCCGGTTATCTGCAAACCCATTCGATGAATGTGTTCCAGGTGGATCTTACTTCGGATGACGGCGTGGGCAAGAGTCGAGGGCGCATAACTCCAAAACCTGCAGTGGAGGCCACGAGCCCTCCTGGCCGGCAGAAGCGCGATGTCCATCCTTTAGATTCTACTGGAGTCGTCAACTTAAGCGGACAACATAGTATACATGTGGAGGCCATTCCAAAG TCCATGAACTTGGTCTTCCGTCCGACGGAAGAAATGAACTTGTCTTTAGTGGACTTGGCAGTCGCCGCTTACATTTTCAACCAAGATCTTTCAGAGAG TGAGGTTCTGGTCGACGTCGGCGACTGCTTTGCAAGTAGAGGAGCACTGATGACTCTTGCCCCGAAACGTGAGGTTGTTGACGAC GTGCTAAATGCTGTGGTGCGCATGCTGACGAATGGGTCGAAGCGCAGTTGTTGGTTCCTTCCCACGATTATCATG CAAGCTGCACTTTGCGGCCGGTCGCTGACATCGGCGAACATGACGTCGATACGCAACAACTACATGCGTAGCAAGGTTGACCAGACCACCAGG ATTTATCAGCCTATGTGGAGTGACCAACACTGGTACCTGATGATAGTGGACATCCCGCGGATGAAGCTGGTCTACCTGGACTCACTTCGAGACCCACGTGAAGCGGATGCTAGGAAGACGGCAATTATTCGGGTG GCACTTTACCTGGAGGGTGTGACGCTTGGAAAATCCTGGCTATCGGGACCTGAGGCGATGCGTCCCAGGTTCTCAACGTTCGAGTTCGAGGAGCCGGAGGTGCCTCAACAGCAGGGGGACTC CATGGACTGTGGTGTGTGGGTCGCCCAGTGGATGATTCGAGAGCACTTGTGGCAAGATTACGGGGTACAG CATGTCTACAATGCGACTCGGATGCGCTTGGCGGTGGATTTGGTGATGAAGTCCCACAACAAACTGGCAGAAGACGCTGTCTCCAAAGCATTTCGACATTGGAAACAGAAACTTGTGTAG